One part of the Vicia villosa cultivar HV-30 ecotype Madison, WI linkage group LG6, Vvil1.0, whole genome shotgun sequence genome encodes these proteins:
- the LOC131613357 gene encoding IN2-2 protein-like — MEWALKGVREKVQLATKFGVRGGDEKFEISGDPAYVREACEGSLKRLDIDSIDLYYQHRIDTRVPIEVTIGELKKLVEEGKIKYIGLFEASAATIKRAHVIHPITAVQLEWSLWPRDVAEEVIPTCR, encoded by the exons ATGGAATGGGCTTTGAAGGGGGTGAGAGAGAAAGTTCAGTTGGCTACTAAGTTTGGAGTGAGAGGAGGTGATGAGAAGTTTGAGATCAGTGGTGATCCAGCTTATGTGAGGGAAGCTTGTGAAGGTAGCTTGAAGAGACTTGATATTGATTCTATTGATCTCTACTATCAACATCGTATTGATACTCGTGTTCCAATTGAAGTCACG ATTGGGGAGCTTAAGAAACTTGTTGAAGAAgggaaaataaaatacattggtTTGTTTGAGGCCTCGGCTGCAACAATTAAAAGAGCGCATGTAATACATCCTATAACAGCTGTGCAGTTGGAGTGGTCACTGTGGCCAAGAGATGTTGCAGAAGAAGTTATTCCAACTTGCAG GTAA